The following are from one region of the Vitis riparia cultivar Riparia Gloire de Montpellier isolate 1030 chromosome 9, EGFV_Vit.rip_1.0, whole genome shotgun sequence genome:
- the LOC117922735 gene encoding 40S ribosomal protein S12-like, whose translation MSGEEVVVAVETSAPAPALGEPMDLMTALQLVLRKSLAHGGLARGLHEGAKVIEKHAAHLCVLAEDCNQPDYVKLVKALCADHNVSLITVPSAKTLGEWAGLCKIDSEGKARKVVGCSCVVVKDFGEETEAMNVVQQQVKSH comes from the exons ATGTCTGG TGAAGAGGTTGTTGTTGCAGTTGAAACATCAGCTCCAGCTCCAGCTCTAGGTGAGCCCATGGACCTCATGACAGCCTTGCAGCTTGTGTTGAGGAAATCACTGGCTCATGGTGGGCTTGCTCGAGGCCTTCACGAAGGTGCAAAGGTGATTGAGAAACATGCTGCTCATCTGTGTGTTTTGGCAGAGGATTGCAACCAACCAGACTATGTTAAACTGGTGAAGGCACTTTGTGCTGATCACAATGTTAGCTTGATAACTGTTCCTAGTGCTAAGACGCTGGGCGAGTGGGCTGGG TTATGTAAGATTGACTCCGAAGGGAAGGCCAGGAAAGTGGTGGGCTGCTCCTGTGTTGTCGTTAAG GACTTTGGGGAGGAAACTGAAGCTATGAATGTTGTCCAGCAGCAGGTGAAGTCTCACTAA